A portion of the Leptospira yasudae genome contains these proteins:
- a CDS encoding TIGR04388 family protein translates to MSTAVKKRCLRLVVFVFGLIVFFSHEKSRLFAQPVGPIELNTGSYQANDWNSLFEQAFHLTSVNSWDQLVNQQFISFKADWETQANVEFTNLLSTITQTDGIVGNQAYIDYVTNYLKIEKEDAAKNWEVLASARIQEERNYFLSSLQGAQVDALGNTIPNPSGGAVSQALEQWNSNFQQNVQVGLYEFQRALTDLQSTFQTMWNSISATDAEFATNLQQIEAFETQVRNTVQANNDGLKAYLLQQSLLHNRNSAGVSLLGDFSTLTNAQLLTAYNSIDETKLNAAGRRLKDLIDDLSAALDPAHPASLTDIADTMQDYLEEQQTYATTTAQGYRDAEYDIWTYGIGTTHAIDLTGSFTTTTWNHAVANLARSYIDSPTTANHSALMSALNGYLGNPNLVVSDVGNVDLVANSDSGFTNQYLFFNSDPGTPFLRVGGSYRTEGTGFWTFEGLYWAGWAGVFWTYTELYGEQNTYFQGNVQVHDLAAQNNAELYEGYRDELGAKFNTWQNTLLPAIQNWEQQVTDYKARYTEWQTKKVELQANLQTQYQSQSAELFQNRDNWLTELSNLKADANNAANNVSVPVFSANVNTGSLASISQQISSFQNTDLPDANVINQFSTNLQQVVNGAYNLSLIEANQISALQSQKEALESLTQNLKKQREMKDEVPDDVLIKFTGKNSNGDDSNAAEAGMCMGSKYKSNQAACDALQDDNRYFQNKYQDVYTDSAGNIHVVYEDSTGVASLDAGKDATDFNSYHLGTKTVDRVIGNAGTVKLADTSKLGGIFASNWLSESKEDEFVAYMNQSQSNRTKDYLNDEFIDSISANLQDLNRAKTQNNITAQKSAIAQANIHKTASSLVQAMYGGQSGTAWAKQQVKDMTVSAVSKAISKAFPNLSPDMVAAWLGNKENEKARKKAEQQMQTRTIVTAGVIGAAVTVLGPLALMGAGSSMTLAAAGSLAATGAASGAITAAALTYVPGLKEIGKPLATILNKGTSELLVGTTKLLTSSDLAYGAADLGIVSKDTLKHYKTQGMETAEYVRGKDLQAILATGDIQAQYKAAFKEGAYLKFSEAISTGTGGAIDPKLLSALWQEHDRRIAANKAEREQQQQMLSTAASIAAAVAMQFLPGPGSVAGASLLSQVGAYFSSAQGMVAMANAAVQGVIASRHGNMNELFAGVTNGLLLGVTGPAGLAGYISYTPEQKLNTLSDLIDRGMSGA, encoded by the coding sequence ATGTCGACTGCGGTGAAAAAGCGTTGTTTGCGATTGGTCGTTTTTGTTTTCGGGCTTATTGTTTTTTTTAGTCATGAAAAATCCAGACTTTTTGCGCAACCGGTCGGTCCGATCGAGCTAAATACGGGCAGTTATCAAGCAAACGACTGGAATTCGCTTTTCGAGCAGGCCTTTCATCTTACGAGTGTGAACTCTTGGGATCAACTGGTGAATCAGCAGTTTATCTCCTTTAAGGCGGATTGGGAGACGCAGGCAAACGTAGAATTTACGAATCTTCTCTCAACGATTACCCAAACCGACGGAATTGTCGGCAATCAAGCGTATATCGATTACGTTACCAATTATCTCAAGATTGAAAAAGAGGATGCGGCTAAGAATTGGGAAGTCTTGGCCTCGGCTCGGATTCAAGAGGAACGGAATTATTTTCTTTCGAGTTTGCAAGGCGCACAGGTGGATGCGTTAGGCAACACGATTCCGAATCCTTCGGGCGGAGCGGTCTCCCAAGCCTTAGAACAGTGGAACTCGAATTTTCAGCAGAACGTTCAAGTCGGTCTTTACGAATTCCAAAGGGCATTGACGGATCTTCAGTCGACGTTCCAAACGATGTGGAACTCGATCTCGGCGACGGACGCGGAGTTTGCGACTAACTTACAGCAGATCGAGGCTTTCGAGACACAAGTACGCAATACCGTTCAAGCCAACAACGACGGACTGAAAGCGTATTTGTTGCAGCAGTCGCTTTTGCATAACCGGAACTCGGCCGGTGTGTCTCTGCTGGGAGACTTCAGTACTCTTACAAATGCGCAGCTCTTGACCGCGTACAACAGCATCGATGAGACGAAGCTGAACGCAGCGGGAAGAAGATTGAAGGATTTGATCGACGATTTGAGCGCGGCTTTGGATCCGGCTCATCCGGCGTCGCTTACGGATATTGCGGATACGATGCAGGATTATTTGGAAGAGCAGCAAACGTATGCGACTACGACCGCGCAAGGGTATCGGGATGCGGAGTATGATATTTGGACGTATGGAATTGGTACTACGCATGCCATTGACCTTACGGGTTCTTTTACAACTACGACTTGGAATCATGCGGTGGCAAACCTTGCACGTAGCTATATCGACAGTCCTACGACAGCGAATCACAGCGCTTTGATGTCGGCCTTGAACGGTTATTTAGGAAATCCTAATTTAGTGGTGAGTGACGTTGGCAATGTGGATTTGGTGGCAAATTCAGATTCCGGTTTTACAAATCAATACCTTTTTTTCAATTCCGATCCGGGGACACCCTTTTTGAGAGTGGGGGGATCGTATCGGACTGAAGGAACGGGGTTTTGGACATTTGAAGGTCTATATTGGGCGGGATGGGCTGGTGTGTTTTGGACGTACACGGAATTGTACGGGGAACAAAACACTTACTTTCAAGGGAACGTTCAGGTTCACGATTTAGCGGCTCAGAATAACGCGGAATTGTATGAGGGATATAGGGACGAACTCGGTGCCAAATTCAATACTTGGCAAAACACACTTCTGCCAGCGATTCAGAACTGGGAACAACAGGTAACGGATTACAAGGCGCGATATACGGAATGGCAGACGAAAAAGGTGGAACTACAGGCGAATCTGCAGACTCAGTATCAATCACAATCTGCGGAACTCTTTCAAAATCGGGACAATTGGCTGACGGAGCTTTCGAATCTGAAAGCGGACGCAAACAATGCTGCGAACAACGTATCCGTTCCCGTTTTTTCGGCGAACGTCAACACGGGTTCGCTTGCCTCGATTTCACAACAGATCAGCTCGTTTCAGAACACGGATCTTCCGGATGCAAACGTCATCAATCAGTTCTCTACGAATCTGCAGCAGGTGGTCAACGGGGCGTATAACCTGAGTTTGATCGAAGCGAATCAGATTTCCGCTCTTCAAAGCCAGAAGGAAGCTTTGGAAAGTCTTACCCAAAACTTAAAAAAACAGAGAGAGATGAAGGACGAGGTTCCGGATGACGTGTTGATTAAGTTTACCGGTAAAAACTCGAATGGGGATGATTCCAACGCTGCGGAAGCGGGTATGTGCATGGGGAGCAAATACAAATCGAATCAAGCCGCGTGCGACGCACTCCAAGATGACAATCGTTATTTTCAAAATAAATATCAGGATGTATATACGGACTCCGCCGGGAATATCCATGTTGTCTATGAGGATAGTACAGGAGTTGCCAGCTTAGACGCGGGAAAGGACGCGACGGATTTTAATAGCTATCACTTAGGAACAAAAACTGTAGATCGAGTGATCGGGAATGCGGGAACGGTGAAGCTTGCGGATACAAGCAAGTTAGGCGGAATCTTTGCGTCGAACTGGTTGTCCGAGTCAAAGGAAGACGAGTTTGTCGCGTATATGAACCAGTCTCAGTCCAATCGGACTAAGGATTATCTGAACGACGAGTTTATCGATTCGATTTCCGCCAATCTACAAGATCTGAATCGTGCAAAGACTCAAAACAACATCACGGCTCAAAAAAGTGCGATTGCACAAGCCAACATTCACAAGACTGCTTCGAGTCTAGTTCAGGCGATGTACGGAGGACAATCCGGGACTGCGTGGGCGAAACAACAGGTTAAGGATATGACGGTTTCCGCCGTTTCCAAAGCGATTTCGAAAGCGTTCCCGAATTTGTCGCCGGATATGGTGGCAGCGTGGCTCGGGAACAAAGAGAACGAAAAAGCTCGCAAGAAAGCGGAACAGCAGATGCAAACTCGGACCATCGTAACCGCCGGAGTGATCGGAGCCGCCGTTACCGTTCTGGGTCCTTTAGCGCTTATGGGAGCAGGAAGCTCTATGACCTTAGCCGCCGCCGGGTCATTGGCCGCGACCGGGGCCGCTTCCGGAGCGATCACAGCTGCCGCACTCACGTATGTTCCCGGTTTGAAAGAAATCGGAAAACCTCTCGCTACGATTTTAAACAAGGGAACCTCGGAGCTTCTCGTAGGGACTACGAAACTATTGACGTCTTCGGATCTTGCCTACGGGGCGGCCGATTTAGGAATCGTATCCAAGGATACATTAAAACATTATAAAACACAGGGAATGGAGACCGCTGAATATGTGCGAGGTAAGGATCTGCAAGCGATTCTTGCAACGGGGGATATTCAGGCGCAGTACAAGGCTGCGTTCAAGGAAGGGGCGTATCTGAAATTTTCGGAAGCGATTTCAACCGGCACAGGAGGAGCGATCGATCCGAAATTGTTGTCCGCACTTTGGCAAGAACACGACCGTAGAATTGCCGCGAACAAAGCCGAACGAGAACAGCAACAACAGATGCTTTCTACTGCCGCATCGATTGCTGCGGCGGTGGCGATGCAGTTTCTTCCGGGACCGGGAAGTGTGGCGGGAGCCAGTCTATTATCGCAGGTAGGGGCTTATTTCAGTTCCGCACAAGGAATGGTAGCGATGGCGAATGCGGCGGTCCAGGGAGTGATCGCATCCCGCCACGGCAACATGAATGAGTTATTTGCCGGCGTAACCAACGGATTGCTGTTAGGTGTGACTGGCCCTGCGGGACTCGCCGGCTATATCAGCTATACCCCTGAACAAAAGTTAAATACGCTTAGCGACTTAATCGACCGGGGAATGAGCGGCGCG